From the genome of Acidobacteriota bacterium, one region includes:
- a CDS encoding lytic transglycosylase domain-containing protein, protein MGSSWLPRVGLVLILCGSAASLSATEMVYFKNGRNMTIQGHRMGTDTAVLTLLGEGRLEVPADWIERVVPLHREPPRSEAQAVPVGPSPQTTLSQGELDRIIRQVAGRHGLDAELVRSIIRAESNFDPLAVSVKGASGLMQLMPATASTYRVKDVFDAEENVEAGVRYLKHLMGEFNRNLLMVLAAYNAGPSTVRNHQGIPPFAETREYIRKVLQFYRGERR, encoded by the coding sequence ATGGGATCGTCATGGCTGCCCAGGGTCGGCCTGGTGCTGATACTGTGTGGATCTGCCGCCAGCCTGTCCGCCACGGAGATGGTCTACTTCAAGAATGGACGCAATATGACCATACAAGGCCACCGGATGGGAACGGACACGGCCGTGCTGACTCTCCTTGGCGAAGGTCGCTTGGAGGTCCCTGCCGATTGGATCGAACGTGTCGTCCCGCTCCACCGGGAGCCGCCGCGCTCCGAGGCACAGGCAGTGCCGGTCGGACCGTCTCCCCAGACTACGCTCTCCCAAGGAGAACTCGATCGGATCATCCGACAAGTTGCCGGCAGGCACGGCCTGGACGCAGAACTGGTGCGATCGATCATTCGTGCGGAATCCAATTTCGATCCTCTGGCGGTGTCCGTCAAGGGCGCCAGCGGACTGATGCAGCTCATGCCGGCAACCGCTTCAACCTATCGTGTCAAGGACGTTTTCGATGCCGAGGAGAATGTCGAAGCAGGGGTCAGATATCTGAAGCATCTGATGGGTGAGTTCAACCGGAACCTCCTGATGGTTCTGGCCGCATACAATGCCGGCCCTTCCACCGTAAGGAACCATCAGGGGATTCCGCCCTTCGCCGAAACCCGCGAATACATCCGCAAGGTCCTTCAATTTTATCGGGGCGAGCGACGGTAG
- a CDS encoding zf-HC2 domain-containing protein: protein MALRAIQSYLDNDLFGRRRFEMDRHLEDCASCRRTLDEFRSLQQVMRKLDRQPPPPELEIRIRVAASIHGERISLKQLVNKLGDLMNPLAVPAFSGVFLTCLTFVVLLSTLFSGASLGSGDSDSALGLFTEPRARSLTMMPVVFGADLPFVTQPVTVRTLVGEDGRVIDYTVLSGPQDEQSLEFLDRFLYFGVNMDPATFLGRPTVGTFVMTLSFYPTTQDRIDVRG, encoded by the coding sequence ATGGCCCTCAGAGCGATTCAGAGCTATCTGGATAACGATTTGTTTGGGCGACGGAGGTTTGAGATGGACCGTCACCTGGAGGATTGTGCATCCTGCCGGCGGACATTGGACGAGTTTCGGTCACTGCAGCAGGTGATGCGAAAGTTGGATCGCCAGCCTCCTCCGCCGGAGCTCGAGATAAGGATAAGGGTGGCTGCCTCGATCCACGGAGAGAGAATTTCTCTGAAGCAACTGGTCAACAAGCTGGGCGATCTGATGAATCCCCTGGCCGTTCCGGCCTTCAGCGGCGTTTTCCTGACCTGCCTGACCTTTGTCGTCCTTTTGAGCACCCTGTTCAGCGGCGCCAGCCTGGGCTCCGGCGACTCCGACTCGGCCCTGGGACTGTTCACCGAGCCTCGCGCCAGGTCTCTGACAATGATGCCTGTCGTGTTTGGCGCCGATTTGCCGTTTGTAACCCAGCCGGTCACCGTGAGGACTCTGGTCGGCGAGGATGGCCGGGTGATCGACTATACGGTCCTGAGCGGGCCTCAAGATGAACAGAGTCTGGAATTCCTGGATCGATTCCTCTATTTCGGCGTAAACATGGACCCCGCCACGTTTCTAGGTCGTCCCACCGTCGGCACCTTCGTGATGACCTTGAGTTTCTACCCCACCACCCAAGACAGGATCGACGTCCGAGGCTAG
- a CDS encoding class IV adenylate cyclase, whose product MKSGAHQNAPGKSIETEVKIELADLPKVRDRLVQLGFRIRMPRAFEDNWIFDYPDRSLARRRQLLRVRSFGDRAWITLKTPSRHSTRYKIRQELETELGDAQVVRQLLRSLGFEPSFRYQKFRTVLESVKTSGKKLTVTFDETPIGNFLEIEGSARDILALSAKLGYKPTDFIQDSYWQLFRKRRPRSSGTSMIFRKRG is encoded by the coding sequence ATGAAATCCGGAGCACATCAAAACGCGCCGGGCAAGTCCATCGAGACCGAAGTCAAAATCGAGTTGGCCGACCTTCCCAAGGTGCGTGATCGACTCGTTCAACTCGGTTTCCGGATCCGAATGCCTCGAGCCTTCGAGGATAACTGGATTTTCGACTACCCGGACCGGTCCCTGGCCCGGCGCCGCCAACTCCTGCGGGTACGATCCTTCGGCGACCGCGCCTGGATCACTCTGAAGACTCCATCACGGCACTCCACCCGCTACAAGATACGTCAGGAACTGGAAACGGAGCTCGGCGATGCCCAGGTTGTCCGGCAGCTATTGCGAAGTCTCGGCTTCGAACCCAGCTTCCGATACCAGAAGTTTCGCACTGTCCTCGAGTCCGTCAAGACCTCCGGAAAGAAACTGACGGTGACCTTCGACGAAACCCCCATCGGCAACTTTCTCGAAATCGAGGGATCTGCCCGAGACATTCTGGCGTTGTCGGCCAAACTCGGTTACAAACCAACCGACTTTATCCAGGACAGTTATTGGCAGCTCTTCCGGAAGCGGCGCCCCAGGTCTTCCGGAACCTCCATGATCTTCCGGAAGCGAGGCTAG
- a CDS encoding Nramp family divalent metal transporter, with product MNATEPQLPPPPRALISTNPLQWIRFFGPGAILASVTVGSGEILFPSRGGAIFGFSILWVILFVAFLKWIFVYTSIRHMILSGGHPLERWRRIPGPSGWFPLFLIVIVVLATPLWFSFLTGLTGQICTAIAGVGDQYLWATLAVVGAIALLSFGGYQFLEKAQTIILGLMVVCIVVAVFYVAPPWLQVLQGFFPQALSYPDWLYSMMPQMKDRSVWVEVVVYSSAIGGQSYDYLGYLSFLREKKWGWSHLETATPEQLEGIAARKDHPARLWLRAALVDTSASFFMVVFIGACFAILGTVILQPDQQVPEGLRMLTYQAAFLTTLHPWLLPLYHLAVFLAFFGILYGGPELSYRVLFEYLKSMPRFRNRLPLRGLRTGWILWALGGGILVLWWSRFNPEVRLLDIVTPAGIYTGVLSCGFYALANLWVDRRFLPLPLRMGSWLVALNVASAIALSSFGLKALWDYDQFRGYLVLALFLALCFLLARLLRFVDRAALPHETAGSPEIREPNP from the coding sequence ATGAATGCAACCGAGCCTCAACTTCCCCCACCGCCGCGGGCGCTGATTTCAACCAACCCCCTGCAGTGGATTCGATTCTTCGGGCCCGGAGCCATTCTGGCGTCGGTGACCGTCGGCAGCGGAGAAATCCTGTTTCCCTCGCGAGGGGGAGCCATTTTCGGTTTCAGCATACTGTGGGTCATCCTGTTCGTGGCATTCCTGAAATGGATCTTCGTCTACACCAGCATTCGCCACATGATTCTCAGTGGGGGGCATCCCCTGGAGCGATGGCGCAGGATCCCCGGGCCCAGCGGCTGGTTCCCGCTTTTTCTGATCGTGATCGTCGTCCTGGCCACGCCCCTGTGGTTCTCGTTTCTGACCGGACTGACGGGCCAGATCTGCACTGCCATCGCCGGGGTCGGGGACCAGTACCTCTGGGCGACCCTTGCGGTCGTGGGGGCCATTGCCCTCCTGTCGTTCGGCGGCTACCAGTTTCTGGAGAAGGCCCAGACGATCATATTGGGACTGATGGTGGTCTGCATCGTGGTGGCCGTGTTCTACGTGGCGCCGCCGTGGTTGCAGGTGCTCCAGGGCTTTTTCCCGCAAGCTCTCAGCTATCCCGATTGGTTGTACTCAATGATGCCTCAGATGAAGGATCGCTCGGTCTGGGTGGAGGTGGTGGTCTATTCCTCGGCCATCGGAGGGCAGAGCTACGACTACCTGGGATACCTTTCGTTTCTGAGGGAGAAGAAGTGGGGCTGGAGTCATCTCGAGACGGCAACGCCGGAGCAGCTCGAAGGGATAGCGGCCCGCAAGGATCACCCGGCACGGTTGTGGCTGCGGGCGGCTCTGGTCGACACCAGCGCCAGCTTTTTCATGGTGGTCTTTATCGGCGCCTGCTTTGCCATTCTGGGAACGGTGATATTGCAGCCGGACCAGCAGGTGCCGGAAGGCCTCCGCATGTTGACCTACCAGGCAGCCTTCCTCACCACCCTCCATCCCTGGCTGCTGCCGCTCTACCATCTGGCCGTTTTCCTGGCTTTCTTCGGAATCCTTTACGGAGGGCCGGAACTTTCCTATCGAGTTCTATTCGAATACCTGAAGTCCATGCCGCGCTTCCGGAACAGGCTGCCGTTGCGGGGTCTGAGAACCGGCTGGATTCTCTGGGCCCTGGGAGGGGGCATTCTGGTTCTGTGGTGGAGCCGGTTCAATCCCGAGGTTCGCCTGTTGGATATCGTAACCCCGGCCGGCATCTACACCGGTGTCCTCTCCTGCGGGTTCTATGCTCTGGCCAACCTGTGGGTGGACCGCCGCTTTCTGCCCCTTCCCTTGCGAATGGGAAGCTGGCTGGTGGCTCTCAACGTCGCCTCCGCCATCGCCCTTTCCAGTTTCGGACTCAAGGCGCTTTGGGATTACGATCAGTTTCGGGGCTACCTGGTGCTGGCTCTGTTCCTGGCTCTCTGTTTCCTGTTGGCCAGATTGCTGCGGTTTGTGGATCGTGCGGCGCTTCCCCATGAGACCGCCGGGAGCCCTGAGATCCGCGAACCCAATCCCTGA
- a CDS encoding Cof-type HAD-IIB family hydrolase: MALKWIAADIDGTILDSSSRLPSGNVTAIRQARDRGVEVVLVTGRRYGAAVWVAEALGLSSPLIVNNGAMIVCPTRSRRLARWFLAPEIATAILSATSDYTHCTVLHKDRPAAGQMVVCSRPRTNGQLHHYLNKAPGVTVQVESLQSEIDGDLIEIMFSGPLRVMEAVEGRLKESGFEQHVRVAKTYYREKDLGIIDVLNKDCSKRSALDFLARSHGVRSTEIMAIGDNHSDLEMLEYAGVGVVMANGVAVLKNRGFYETASNNDLGVARAIGRFVFQKTVGCGSGSAPPRPSGG; the protein is encoded by the coding sequence ATGGCTCTCAAGTGGATCGCTGCAGACATCGATGGCACCATCCTGGATAGTTCCAGCCGACTGCCTTCGGGAAACGTGACGGCGATTCGCCAGGCTCGGGACCGTGGAGTCGAGGTGGTTCTGGTGACCGGCCGTCGCTATGGCGCCGCCGTCTGGGTTGCCGAGGCTCTGGGGTTGTCCTCTCCGCTCATCGTCAACAATGGAGCCATGATCGTGTGTCCGACTCGGTCGCGGCGGCTGGCCCGGTGGTTTCTGGCGCCCGAGATCGCGACCGCCATACTGTCCGCCACCTCCGACTACACCCACTGCACGGTCTTGCACAAGGACAGGCCTGCCGCTGGACAGATGGTGGTGTGTTCCCGACCCCGGACGAACGGACAGTTGCACCACTATCTGAACAAGGCTCCAGGGGTGACGGTTCAAGTGGAGTCACTCCAGAGCGAGATTGACGGCGATTTGATCGAGATCATGTTCAGCGGTCCGCTCAGAGTGATGGAAGCCGTAGAAGGGCGGCTCAAGGAATCCGGATTCGAGCAGCATGTGAGAGTCGCAAAGACCTATTACCGGGAAAAGGACCTGGGAATTATCGATGTATTGAACAAGGATTGCTCCAAGCGTTCCGCCCTGGACTTTTTGGCGAGGTCTCATGGCGTTCGGTCAACCGAAATCATGGCCATTGGAGACAATCACAGCGATCTGGAGATGCTGGAATATGCCGGGGTGGGTGTGGTGATGGCTAACGGCGTGGCGGTGCTCAAGAATCGCGGGTTTTACGAGACAGCATCCAATAACGATTTGGGTGTCGCCCGGGCGATTGGTCGGTTTGTTTTCCAGAAAACAGTGGGGTGCGGGAGCGGCTCAGCGCCACCGAGGCCTTCCGGCGGCTGA
- a CDS encoding serine hydrolase has translation MSDLHRKYPALLLLLAAVLSGPSLSVRSVAGPRDSPSPLAKIDGVVHRAIDNGRIPGAVVLVGQGRHILFEKAYGHRCLEPRPEPMTLATRFDLASLTKVVATAPGVLILVQDGKVRLGDPVSKYLPGFGRSGKETITLRQVLTHYSGLAPYFRLRAKGPEAASAVIDKIYHSDLSATPGSRFIYSDLGFILLSKLIEVVSGEPLDRFVHSRVFSPLKMVETGFSPPPGEHHRIAPTEKGDDGSFLRGQAHDPLASTMGGVAGHAGLFSNARDLSRYCRMLLNEGWLEDSRVLEPRLVRQMVSPQSPPGKSDIRGLGWDIQSRYSSPKGAHFSPHSYGHTGFTGTSLWLDPEIQSYLIVLTSRLHPDGKGDVRALRKEIATIVGEALSRAR, from the coding sequence TTGTCTGATCTCCATCGGAAATACCCGGCGCTCCTCCTCCTGTTGGCCGCCGTCCTTTCAGGCCCATCGCTCTCCGTTCGGTCAGTGGCCGGCCCCCGAGACAGCCCCTCGCCATTGGCCAAGATCGACGGCGTCGTACACCGGGCCATCGACAATGGCCGGATACCCGGCGCGGTGGTGCTAGTGGGACAAGGCCGCCACATTCTCTTTGAAAAGGCCTATGGCCACCGCTGCCTGGAACCCCGGCCCGAGCCGATGACCCTGGCAACCCGATTCGACCTGGCCTCCCTGACCAAGGTGGTGGCCACCGCGCCGGGCGTCCTGATCCTGGTTCAGGACGGAAAAGTAAGGTTGGGCGACCCGGTGTCCAAGTATCTCCCGGGCTTCGGCAGGAGCGGGAAAGAGACCATCACCCTCCGGCAGGTGCTGACCCACTACTCCGGATTGGCGCCCTATTTCCGTCTCCGCGCAAAAGGGCCCGAAGCTGCCTCAGCGGTCATTGACAAGATCTACCACTCCGACCTGTCAGCCACGCCGGGAAGCCGTTTCATCTACAGCGACCTCGGATTCATCCTGCTGAGCAAGTTGATAGAGGTTGTGAGCGGAGAACCCCTGGACCGGTTCGTTCACTCCCGAGTCTTCTCCCCGCTCAAAATGGTTGAGACAGGATTCAGCCCTCCCCCAGGCGAACACCACCGTATCGCTCCCACCGAAAAAGGGGATGACGGGAGTTTCCTGCGAGGTCAGGCCCATGATCCCCTGGCATCCACAATGGGCGGGGTTGCCGGTCATGCCGGCCTCTTCTCCAACGCCCGCGACCTTTCCCGCTACTGCCGGATGCTGCTGAACGAGGGATGGCTGGAGGACTCCAGGGTGCTTGAACCCCGGTTGGTCCGGCAAATGGTCTCCCCGCAATCTCCGCCGGGCAAATCGGACATTCGAGGATTGGGATGGGACATTCAGTCCCGCTATTCTTCGCCAAAGGGTGCACATTTCTCGCCACACTCTTACGGACACACGGGCTTTACCGGAACTTCCCTGTGGCTGGACCCTGAAATCCAGTCCTACCTCATCGTTCTGACCAGCCGTCTCCACCCCGACGGCAAGGGCGACGTCCGAGCCCTGCGCAAAGAGATCGCAACCATCGTCGGCGAGGCGCTTTCCCGTGCAAGGTAA
- a CDS encoding sugar phosphate isomerase/epimerase has product MKLGVISSNLMQYEFEDGLRYARQLGLGAIEVGACGLASNRKYCDRERLVAHRDEIPRWLEAFERNELEISALIGHGAPLMPDKAIAQEYSRQFRQTCQLMEWAGIRRMTLLSGLPEGAEGDRTPVWVTFADLPFLRDTVEWQWEKRLIPYWREHGKIASDHGVTLCFEMHGGDLVHNPVTLKRLHQEVGPVVACNFDISHMWFQSIDPCEAVRYLGNLVQHVHAKDAHIQAHNLRLRGFNDSSSVESPEQRPWNFTIPGWGHGESDWKEFVTALQFAGYDHVLSIEMECEYLNVEEGLKKSIDFLKPIVFEKEPGPKWWELAGMSDAGSLWKED; this is encoded by the coding sequence ATGAAGCTGGGGGTCATTTCATCGAATCTGATGCAGTATGAGTTCGAGGACGGTCTGCGCTACGCGCGCCAGCTCGGATTGGGGGCCATCGAGGTGGGAGCCTGCGGTCTGGCCAGCAACCGGAAGTACTGCGATCGAGAACGGCTGGTGGCCCACCGCGACGAAATTCCCCGCTGGCTCGAGGCCTTTGAACGCAATGAACTCGAAATCAGCGCGCTTATCGGACATGGGGCTCCGCTGATGCCGGACAAGGCGATTGCTCAGGAATACTCCCGCCAGTTCCGGCAGACCTGCCAGCTCATGGAGTGGGCGGGGATCCGCCGGATGACCCTTTTGTCAGGGCTGCCCGAGGGTGCAGAAGGCGATCGAACCCCGGTTTGGGTCACCTTTGCCGATCTCCCCTTTCTGCGGGACACTGTGGAGTGGCAGTGGGAAAAACGATTGATTCCCTATTGGCGGGAGCACGGCAAGATAGCCAGCGATCACGGGGTGACCCTCTGCTTTGAGATGCATGGCGGGGACCTGGTTCACAATCCGGTAACCCTCAAGAGGCTCCACCAGGAAGTCGGACCGGTGGTGGCCTGCAACTTCGATATTTCTCACATGTGGTTTCAGAGCATCGACCCTTGCGAAGCGGTCCGTTACCTCGGCAACCTGGTACAGCACGTGCATGCCAAGGATGCCCATATTCAGGCCCACAACCTCCGCCTGAGGGGTTTTAATGACTCGTCCTCTGTAGAATCCCCCGAGCAACGGCCCTGGAACTTCACCATTCCGGGTTGGGGTCACGGAGAGTCTGACTGGAAGGAATTCGTGACCGCCCTGCAGTTTGCGGGCTACGACCACGTCCTGTCGATCGAGATGGAGTGTGAATATCTCAATGTCGAGGAGGGGCTGAAGAAGTCGATTGATTTCCTCAAGCCCATCGTGTTCGAGAAGGAGCCGGGCCCGAAGTGGTGGGAGCTTGCCGGCATGAGCGATGCCGGCAGCTTGTGGAAGGAGGACTAG
- a CDS encoding sigma-70 family RNA polymerase sigma factor — protein sequence MDFLENEPALVDGLQVGSQEAFETLVRLYQAPIYNLAYRILGDSAEASEATQEAFVRIYKGIGRFRGECGLKTWIYKIAVSASLNRRRWWKRWKDHVPVSLDNPLPSYGESPRLLEVPDRGQSPEAVCARREIEQAVQRALDALPAEYRTVIVLRDVEGLTYEEIAETLAISMGTVKSRLWRARSQLRQRLRGLIE from the coding sequence TTGGATTTCCTGGAAAATGAACCGGCCCTGGTCGATGGATTGCAGGTTGGGTCCCAGGAGGCGTTCGAGACACTGGTTCGTCTCTACCAGGCTCCCATCTACAACCTTGCCTACCGGATTCTGGGAGATTCGGCGGAAGCCTCGGAAGCGACCCAGGAGGCCTTTGTCAGGATTTACAAGGGTATCGGTCGTTTCCGCGGAGAATGCGGTCTCAAGACCTGGATCTACAAGATTGCGGTTTCAGCCAGCCTGAACCGCCGTCGTTGGTGGAAGCGCTGGAAGGACCACGTTCCGGTATCGCTGGATAACCCGCTACCCTCGTACGGCGAAAGCCCCAGGTTGCTGGAAGTCCCCGATCGAGGACAAAGCCCGGAAGCCGTCTGCGCCAGGCGGGAGATCGAGCAGGCAGTCCAGCGAGCGCTGGACGCCTTGCCTGCCGAGTATCGTACAGTCATCGTCTTGAGGGATGTCGAGGGGCTTACCTACGAGGAGATTGCAGAAACCTTGGCTATCTCCATGGGGACAGTGAAATCACGTTTGTGGCGTGCCCGGTCCCAGCTCAGGCAGAGGTTGCGCGGCCTGATCGAATAA
- a CDS encoding proline--tRNA ligase: MRWSQIFIPTLREAPAEAEVPSHILLLRGGYVRQLASGIYSYLPLAQRVVLKITRIIRDELDRMGAQEFALPALHPAEIWQESGRWEGMGPNMFRLKDRSDRDMCLGMTHEEVFASIARNELRSYRQLPQIWYQIQTKFRDEPRPKSGLLRVRQFTMKDSYSFDVDWEGLDRSYRKHYDLYCRIYDRCGLRYRVVEASSGMMGGSQSHEFMVLTDAGEDMVVHCACGYAANLEKATAELEPLQDEAGPDSPQPVPTPGQKTIDDISRFLGIPASRQIKSLIYRFGNQPLLVLVRGDHQLNEAKLHAVLGGEAHPALPEEIPAVAGADAGSLGPVEVAGLRILSDHALHGRRNLTCGANRNDFHLSGVTPGRDYQAEYFDLRVVQAGEACARCRSPLSIHKALEVGHIFKLGTKYSESMGATVLNSQGREVPVVMGSYGIGVERILAAAIESGHDDDGIIWPRAIAPFDCLICVVNAKDGAVVEEAEKAYRDLQELGVEVLLDDRKERPGVKFKDADLVGIPYRINFGSRKLAMGKVEWVERATGKITEVDLVKLGSHARSLLLADGCPTVA; this comes from the coding sequence ATGCGCTGGAGTCAAATTTTCATCCCTACCCTGAGAGAGGCTCCTGCCGAGGCCGAGGTGCCGAGCCATATTCTGCTCCTGCGAGGGGGATACGTTCGGCAGCTGGCTTCGGGGATTTATTCCTACCTGCCTCTGGCCCAGCGGGTGGTGCTCAAGATCACCCGGATCATCAGGGACGAGCTCGATCGCATGGGCGCCCAGGAATTTGCATTGCCCGCCCTGCACCCGGCTGAAATCTGGCAGGAGAGCGGCCGGTGGGAAGGCATGGGACCGAACATGTTTCGTCTCAAGGATCGCTCCGACCGGGACATGTGCCTCGGTATGACGCATGAAGAGGTCTTTGCATCCATCGCTCGCAACGAGCTGCGCTCTTATCGCCAACTGCCCCAGATCTGGTATCAGATACAGACCAAGTTCCGGGATGAGCCTCGGCCCAAGTCGGGCTTGCTGCGTGTGCGGCAGTTCACCATGAAGGACTCCTACTCGTTCGACGTCGACTGGGAGGGCTTGGATCGGAGCTATCGAAAGCACTACGACCTCTATTGCCGCATTTACGACCGCTGCGGGCTCCGGTATCGAGTGGTCGAGGCCAGCAGCGGCATGATGGGCGGAAGCCAGTCCCATGAATTCATGGTGCTGACCGATGCCGGCGAGGACATGGTCGTCCACTGCGCCTGCGGTTACGCCGCCAATCTGGAGAAGGCGACCGCGGAGCTGGAACCGCTACAGGATGAAGCAGGACCCGATTCCCCCCAACCGGTTCCCACTCCCGGCCAGAAGACCATTGACGACATTTCCCGATTTCTGGGAATTCCTGCTTCCCGTCAGATCAAGTCCCTAATCTATCGGTTTGGCAATCAACCCTTGCTGGTTCTGGTTCGAGGAGACCATCAGCTCAATGAAGCCAAGCTGCATGCGGTGTTGGGGGGCGAGGCCCATCCGGCCCTGCCGGAGGAAATTCCGGCGGTGGCTGGCGCCGACGCCGGTTCCCTGGGTCCGGTGGAGGTGGCGGGCCTGCGTATCCTTTCCGACCACGCCCTGCATGGAAGACGGAATCTAACCTGTGGAGCCAACCGGAATGACTTTCACCTCTCCGGTGTGACCCCCGGGCGGGACTACCAGGCCGAGTATTTCGACTTGCGTGTGGTTCAGGCCGGAGAGGCGTGCGCCCGATGCCGCTCGCCGCTGAGTATCCACAAGGCCCTGGAGGTCGGTCACATTTTCAAGCTCGGAACCAAGTACTCGGAGAGCATGGGAGCCACCGTTCTCAACTCGCAGGGCAGGGAAGTTCCCGTGGTCATGGGGAGCTATGGGATCGGAGTGGAAAGGATTCTTGCAGCCGCCATCGAAAGCGGTCACGATGACGACGGAATCATCTGGCCACGTGCCATCGCCCCCTTCGACTGCCTGATTTGTGTGGTCAATGCCAAGGACGGCGCCGTGGTCGAGGAAGCGGAGAAGGCCTACCGCGATTTACAGGAACTGGGAGTCGAGGTTCTGCTGGACGACCGGAAGGAGCGTCCGGGGGTCAAGTTCAAGGATGCCGACCTGGTAGGGATTCCCTACCGGATCAATTTCGGGAGCCGCAAGCTGGCCATGGGAAAGGTGGAGTGGGTGGAACGAGCTACCGGAAAGATTACGGAAGTCGATCTGGTCAAGCTGGGCTCCCATGCACGAAGCCTGCTTTTGGCCGACGGCTGTCCGACAGTCGCATAG
- a CDS encoding pyridoxine 5'-phosphate synthase: MTKLSVNLNKFALLRNSRDKDLPNLVAMAQRCVRTGVHGITVHPRPDQRHTRYQDVFDLAAVAAEQSVEFNIEGNPTPFFLDIVKKVKPTQCTLVPDAPQQLTSDHGWDLRRDGNRLQPIIADLKEAGIRASLFLAPDLAQVDRVPPTGADRIELYTEAYADAFGGAFQDEVLHNYRSAALHARQLGLGVNAGHDLNLKNLSLFLTIPGILEVSIGHAIAVDSLDYGLENCLHRYLTIVQAT, translated from the coding sequence ATGACCAAGCTCAGCGTCAACCTGAACAAGTTCGCTCTGCTGAGAAACTCTCGAGACAAGGACCTGCCGAACCTGGTCGCCATGGCTCAGCGCTGCGTCCGGACCGGTGTTCACGGTATCACCGTTCATCCCCGGCCCGACCAGCGCCACACGAGATACCAGGATGTGTTCGATCTGGCCGCGGTAGCCGCCGAGCAATCGGTCGAGTTCAATATCGAAGGAAATCCAACGCCCTTTTTTCTGGACATCGTGAAGAAGGTCAAGCCCACCCAGTGCACGCTGGTCCCCGATGCTCCCCAGCAACTGACCTCCGATCACGGATGGGATCTGCGCCGGGACGGAAACCGACTTCAGCCCATCATCGCGGACCTGAAGGAAGCCGGAATCCGTGCAAGCCTCTTCCTGGCCCCTGACCTGGCTCAAGTGGACCGGGTACCGCCAACGGGCGCCGATCGCATCGAGCTCTACACCGAGGCCTATGCGGATGCGTTCGGAGGAGCCTTTCAGGACGAAGTACTGCACAACTACCGGAGCGCTGCGCTCCATGCCCGGCAACTCGGCCTGGGAGTCAATGCAGGACACGACTTGAACCTCAAGAACCTGAGCCTCTTCCTGACCATCCCCGGAATCCTCGAAGTTTCCATCGGCCATGCCATCGCCGTGGATTCCCTCGACTACGGCCTGGAAAATTGCCTCCACAGGTATCTCACAATCGTTCAAGCGACCTGA
- a CDS encoding exo-alpha-sialidase: MKSAIRLMSVAGLLAGFCLPLTGAEPELVSVTKIWDRAPHNAFTDLIRFRDQWLCTFREGDYHGSRPTREVMPEGKSGRPGQIRVIVSKDGERWESASLLSEKGVDLRDPKLSVMEDGRLMLLAGGCIDDPLKEEQWGYVTRAPRVAFSRDGHQWTPTRRLLAEDHWLWRATWHEGKAYSLSKMGETPNPRRGFLYWTRDGLNWHWLTEFKLKGVSETTLRVMPDGEMIALIRPHYLGRSRPPYKKWQFRKIEHSIGGPNFIRIPDGSLWAGSRLNGKTVLSRMTPESFEPVLTLPSGSDTSYPGMVWHDDLLWISYYSSHEGKTSIYLAKVRFR, encoded by the coding sequence ATGAAATCCGCTATTAGACTGATGTCGGTGGCCGGGCTCCTGGCAGGATTCTGCCTGCCTCTGACGGGAGCTGAACCGGAACTGGTCTCGGTGACAAAAATTTGGGATCGGGCGCCCCACAACGCCTTCACCGACCTGATTCGTTTCCGCGACCAATGGCTGTGCACCTTTCGCGAAGGCGACTACCACGGAAGCCGGCCGACCCGGGAGGTGATGCCCGAAGGGAAGTCGGGCAGGCCCGGTCAGATCCGGGTCATCGTTTCCAAGGACGGGGAGCGCTGGGAATCGGCGTCCCTGCTGAGTGAAAAAGGAGTGGATCTGCGCGATCCCAAGCTTTCGGTCATGGAAGACGGCCGCTTGATGCTTCTGGCCGGAGGGTGTATCGACGATCCCCTCAAGGAGGAGCAATGGGGCTATGTGACCCGAGCGCCGCGAGTCGCCTTTTCCCGGGACGGCCACCAGTGGACGCCGACACGCAGGCTGCTGGCCGAGGACCATTGGTTGTGGAGGGCTACCTGGCACGAGGGCAAGGCCTACAGCCTTTCCAAAATGGGCGAAACGCCCAATCCCCGCCGCGGTTTCCTTTACTGGACTCGCGACGGCCTGAATTGGCATTGGTTGACTGAATTCAAGCTCAAGGGAGTCAGCGAGACAACTTTGCGGGTCATGCCGGACGGTGAGATGATCGCCCTGATTCGGCCCCACTACCTGGGCAGAAGCCGACCGCCCTACAAGAAATGGCAGTTCCGCAAGATTGAGCACAGCATCGGTGGACCCAATTTCATTCGAATTCCGGACGGAAGCCTGTGGGCCGGCAGTCGGCTCAATGGCAAGACGGTCCTGTCGAGGATGACCCCGGAGAGCTTCGAACCCGTGTTGACCCTGCCCAGCGGCAGCGACACCAGCTACCCCGGCATGGTGTGGCACGATGACCTGCTGTGGATCAGCTACTACTCCTCACACGAAGGCAAGACCAGCATCTACCTGGCGAAAGTTCGATTCCGATGA